A stretch of the Bdellovibrio sp. 22V genome encodes the following:
- a CDS encoding ABC transporter ATP-binding protein, with product MAIVIETQDLSRVYQSYQKPEGFVNSLKGFVNRKYVSKVALDKTTLQIESGQIVGLVGANGAGKTTLLKMLSGLVTPTSGEAIVLGFKPWERKNAFLRQISILLGQKNQLWWDISPADSYALLARIYDLDLVQARKRVEHLAEMLQCTHVLHTQLRRLSLGERMKMEIIGSLLHEPKILFLDEPTIGLDIVAQETIREFLDEYVKEKAPTVILTSHYMDDIAKLADKLLLISKGNIVYQGTVPEFVAKSNSELAENEEVDFEDVIRRFLETESRVR from the coding sequence ATGGCGATTGTTATAGAAACTCAAGACCTCTCCCGTGTATATCAAAGTTATCAGAAGCCCGAAGGATTCGTAAACTCCCTGAAGGGCTTCGTGAATCGCAAGTACGTTTCCAAAGTCGCTCTTGATAAAACCACTCTGCAAATTGAATCAGGACAAATTGTCGGACTTGTCGGCGCCAATGGTGCAGGCAAAACGACGCTGTTGAAAATGCTTTCGGGTCTCGTTACGCCCACAAGCGGTGAAGCGATCGTACTTGGCTTTAAACCATGGGAAAGAAAAAACGCCTTTCTTCGTCAGATCAGTATCTTGCTGGGCCAGAAAAATCAGTTGTGGTGGGATATCTCACCTGCCGATTCGTACGCTTTGCTTGCGCGCATTTATGATCTTGATTTGGTTCAAGCTCGCAAACGTGTAGAGCACTTGGCGGAAATGCTTCAGTGCACGCACGTGCTGCACACGCAATTGCGCCGCCTGAGCCTGGGTGAGCGCATGAAAATGGAAATCATTGGATCTCTTTTGCACGAACCGAAAATTCTTTTTCTGGATGAGCCGACCATTGGTCTCGACATCGTCGCGCAAGAAACCATCCGCGAATTTTTGGATGAGTACGTGAAAGAGAAGGCTCCAACTGTGATTCTGACAAGCCACTACATGGACGATATTGCAAAGCTCGCCGACAAACTGCTTTTGATCAGCAAAGGCAACATCGTCTATCAGGGCACCGTTCCTGAATTCGTAGCGAAGTCGAATAGTGAATTGGCTGAAAATGAAGAGGTAGATTTTGAAGACGTCATTCGCCGTTTTTTGGAAACGGAATCTCGCGTTCGCTAA
- a CDS encoding ABC-2 family transporter protein translates to MKTSFAVFWKRNLAFAKLAIVSNLEYRLNYFVDAVVQPTLTTGIEVLLWFAVFAGAATSEINGFGREFYLSYALWGAFFARICTSWMYEYRMIQEIDSGSVNSLLVRPMSFYEYYFSQLMGYKFITTLVSMMIPLLAVMIFKLPTKFERLPLAFALEFYYLILVHSISFVIAAGAFYLNKVYAITGAKNLALWLFTGELFPLDLMPEPFRSAVIALPFSAGVYVPVGYLTGRLEIASVYQAFTSVTVGIVIVNLIGAYMWRKGVNVYTGTGA, encoded by the coding sequence TTGAAGACGTCATTCGCCGTTTTTTGGAAACGGAATCTCGCGTTCGCTAAGCTCGCGATTGTTTCGAATCTGGAATACCGTCTAAATTATTTTGTCGATGCCGTTGTGCAGCCGACTCTCACAACGGGCATTGAGGTCTTGTTGTGGTTCGCCGTGTTTGCCGGCGCCGCTACATCCGAAATCAACGGTTTCGGTCGCGAGTTCTATTTGTCTTACGCGCTTTGGGGAGCTTTCTTTGCGCGTATCTGCACAAGCTGGATGTACGAATACCGCATGATTCAAGAGATCGACTCTGGCAGCGTCAACAGCCTGCTTGTGCGCCCGATGAGTTTTTATGAATATTATTTCTCGCAATTGATGGGCTATAAATTTATTACGACTCTGGTCTCTATGATGATTCCTCTTTTGGCTGTTATGATTTTTAAACTGCCGACAAAGTTTGAGCGTCTGCCGCTCGCGTTTGCTTTAGAGTTTTACTATTTGATTCTTGTCCATTCGATCAGCTTCGTGATTGCGGCCGGCGCCTTTTACTTGAACAAAGTCTATGCGATCACGGGAGCAAAGAATCTCGCACTTTGGCTTTTCACCGGGGAACTTTTTCCTCTGGATCTAATGCCGGAGCCTTTTCGAAGCGCGGTGATTGCCTTGCCTTTTAGTGCGGGCGTGTACGTTCCCGTTGGTTATCTCACAGGACGTCTTGAGATCGCTTCTGTTTATCAAGCTTTTACCTCTGTCACTGTCGGTATCGTAATCGTGAATCTGATCGGTGCTTATATGTGGCGTAAGGGTGTGAATGTGTACACGGGAACGGGAGCTTAG
- a CDS encoding ABC-2 family transporter protein: MATLKKYLSLYAALFRTSFIADLEYRVNFLTKIVTDIFWYAAQIITFEVLFQHTPKIGDWNLEQMRVFLGIMFVVDGLYMIILSENLDQFSEKVRKGDLDLLLAKPINSQFMISLQKAGTAMIGNLALGTGWFIYSLSQLSDFEWTRLFWLLVLIPCGLVALYAMRFFMASTAVIFARSENLQFIWYQIYRLGMRPDSIYVPWFKWFILTALPVGVIASVPARAILEPPNFGLFIWVVVLSGILIYLSNKFWNFALRFYSSASS, encoded by the coding sequence GTGGCAACCCTGAAAAAATATCTTTCACTCTATGCCGCCCTTTTTAGAACAAGCTTCATTGCCGATCTCGAATATCGTGTGAACTTTCTTACGAAGATCGTCACAGATATTTTTTGGTATGCGGCGCAAATTATCACCTTTGAAGTTTTGTTTCAGCACACTCCCAAGATCGGAGATTGGAATCTTGAACAGATGCGCGTTTTCCTTGGCATCATGTTCGTCGTCGATGGTCTTTACATGATTATCCTCTCGGAAAATCTGGATCAGTTTTCTGAAAAAGTGCGCAAAGGAGATCTTGATCTCTTGCTCGCGAAACCCATCAACTCGCAATTTATGATCAGTTTGCAAAAAGCTGGTACAGCGATGATTGGCAATCTGGCATTGGGCACAGGATGGTTTATCTATAGCCTCTCTCAGCTTTCTGATTTCGAATGGACTCGTCTGTTTTGGCTTTTGGTTTTGATCCCTTGCGGCCTTGTGGCTCTGTATGCGATGCGATTTTTTATGGCGTCCACAGCGGTCATTTTTGCGCGCTCCGAAAATCTGCAGTTTATTTGGTATCAAATTTATCGCCTTGGTATGCGTCCTGATTCCATTTATGTCCCGTGGTTTAAGTGGTTCATCCTGACGGCTTTGCCTGTTGGCGTGATTGCCAGCGTTCCTGCCCGCGCCATCTTAGAACCACCGAACTTCGGTTTGTTCATTTGGGTTGTCGTGCTTTCCGGCATCCTGATATATCTTTCCAATAAGTTTTGGAACTTTGCTTTAAGATTTTACTCGAGCGCCAGCTCTTAG
- a CDS encoding glutathione S-transferase family protein, whose protein sequence is MIKIWGSPNSSAGRVYWMLEELGLKYETMPLDMRAKEHKGDEYMKLNPNGKVPVLVDDDFVIWESMAITTYLAKKEKSPLAPATAREEGLSMQWSLWALNELQEPAVNWLIQEIFVPTEKKNYQIIEESKRVLPHLLKVLNGELAKTTFLAADRFTVADLNVASVVSLIQALGFDIAAFPHVQKWMSMCADRPAFQKLAKMRGA, encoded by the coding sequence ATGATTAAAATTTGGGGATCTCCTAACTCCAGCGCAGGCCGTGTTTATTGGATGCTTGAAGAGCTCGGTCTTAAATATGAGACGATGCCGTTGGATATGCGTGCGAAAGAGCACAAAGGCGACGAGTATATGAAACTCAATCCGAACGGCAAAGTGCCAGTTCTTGTTGACGACGATTTCGTGATCTGGGAATCCATGGCGATCACGACTTACTTGGCGAAAAAAGAAAAAAGTCCGTTAGCACCAGCAACGGCGCGCGAAGAAGGCCTGTCTATGCAGTGGAGCTTGTGGGCTTTAAATGAACTTCAAGAACCTGCCGTAAACTGGTTGATTCAAGAGATCTTTGTTCCAACAGAAAAGAAAAACTATCAAATCATCGAAGAGTCTAAAAGAGTTCTTCCGCACCTTTTGAAAGTTCTAAACGGCGAACTTGCGAAAACGACTTTCTTGGCAGCAGACCGCTTTACCGTTGCAGATCTTAACGTTGCTTCCGTAGTCAGTCTTATCCAGGCATTGGGTTTCGATATCGCTGCTTTCCCTCATGTACAAAAGTGGATGAGTATGTGCGCGGATCGTCCGGCTTTCCAAAAATTGGCTAAGATGAGAGGCGCTTAA
- a CDS encoding alpha/beta hydrolase — MSKQWVLVRGIMSEAFHWWDFLPQLQERFPQDQFHTADILGNGRHFQHHTPISVRKNIQALRSQVPAEGKKILMGFSLGGMLSLEWAHHHPDEIEAIVLINCSLSNSAFYKRITPYSLKHIFKSAMQKDLSRREQMILEMTTTGMPKERIQEIAMQWGPRGQEYPVKPINFLRQIMLASQIPQRPQPPAPVLVLSSGKDRVVHPDCSEKIAKTWNLPLVRHEEAGHDLTLNDPQWVIKQVSHFLRHHSS, encoded by the coding sequence GTGTCTAAGCAGTGGGTTCTGGTCCGAGGAATTATGAGCGAGGCTTTTCACTGGTGGGATTTTCTTCCTCAGTTGCAAGAGCGCTTTCCTCAGGATCAGTTCCACACGGCCGACATTTTGGGGAATGGGCGGCATTTTCAACACCATACGCCCATTAGCGTTCGAAAAAACATTCAAGCTCTTCGCAGCCAAGTGCCCGCCGAAGGAAAGAAGATCCTTATGGGATTTTCTTTGGGCGGAATGCTTTCTTTGGAGTGGGCCCATCATCACCCCGACGAAATCGAAGCGATTGTTCTTATTAACTGCAGTCTTAGTAACTCAGCTTTTTATAAACGTATTACGCCTTATTCCCTGAAACACATCTTCAAGTCCGCAATGCAAAAGGACCTTTCCCGCCGAGAGCAAATGATCTTAGAGATGACGACAACAGGAATGCCGAAAGAACGTATTCAAGAAATTGCGATGCAATGGGGTCCGCGTGGGCAAGAGTATCCCGTGAAACCAATCAACTTTTTACGGCAAATCATGCTGGCGTCACAAATTCCACAAAGACCACAGCCACCGGCACCGGTGTTAGTGTTATCCTCCGGAAAAGATAGAGTCGTACATCCCGATTGTTCCGAGAAAATCGCAAAGACCTGGAATCTGCCTCTTGTTCGTCATGAAGAGGCCGGGCACGATCTGACCCTGAATGATCCCCAATGGGTTATCAAGCAAGTCAGCCACTTTCTTAGACACCATTCATCGTAA
- a CDS encoding phosphatase PAP2-related protein produces MTIAIKIGMTVAAIGMWLFTQKLLGRRQMKFKDRIGDVIHMLTEKWSLYLNNSPRAANGLLISSSLVIDAVGIFLIVQTLFGDTVRPLLALLVLFTLRQINQAITVLPTPEGMIWRNPGVPSIFVTYDVSNDLFFSGHTALAVLGALEIAQLGGGMYMALACFIVVFEIATVILLRAHWTMDVFAGAIAALWTHDVVSRVAPALDAWIASL; encoded by the coding sequence ATGACAATAGCTATTAAAATTGGAATGACAGTCGCTGCCATTGGAATGTGGTTGTTCACTCAGAAACTTCTGGGGCGTCGACAAATGAAATTCAAAGATCGTATCGGCGACGTTATTCACATGCTCACGGAAAAGTGGAGCCTTTATCTCAACAACTCTCCGCGTGCGGCGAATGGACTTTTAATTTCCAGTTCACTCGTCATAGATGCGGTAGGGATTTTTCTGATCGTACAAACTTTGTTTGGCGACACGGTTCGTCCTCTTTTAGCACTTCTCGTTTTATTTACGCTTCGTCAAATCAACCAGGCGATCACAGTACTTCCAACTCCCGAAGGTATGATTTGGCGCAACCCTGGAGTGCCTTCGATTTTTGTAACCTATGATGTTTCAAATGATCTGTTCTTTTCAGGTCACACGGCTTTGGCGGTTTTGGGAGCTTTGGAAATCGCGCAGTTGGGAGGCGGCATGTACATGGCTTTGGCGTGTTTCATTGTCGTTTTTGAAATCGCAACGGTGATTCTTCTGCGGGCGCATTGGACGATGGATGTTTTTGCCGGCGCCATTGCCGCGTTGTGGACTCATGACGTTGTGTCGCGTGTGGCTCCAGCCCTTGATGCGTGGATCGCTTCGCTTTAA